A genomic window from Hyla sarda isolate aHylSar1 chromosome 10, aHylSar1.hap1, whole genome shotgun sequence includes:
- the LOC130293241 gene encoding olfactory receptor 5V1-like, whose product MLLMDLRLFLVLFQTASGTMNQEDKEALQKKNSQISEFVLLGLSDSQEWQSLFFVIFFFIYIITVGGNVYIILAYRFSPNLHTPMYFYLANFSFLDICYITGTVPKMLSNFLSEQKTISVYGCSIQMYCVWLFGGTECYILAAMAYDRYNAICHPLLYQVIMNKATCTKLIIGSWVIGAVNSLIHTVLTFSLTFCSNKINHFFCDVPPVLELSCTSTWINELVIFFISGCVIIGSFILIMISYIKIISAIFKAHSRRGRRKTFSTCTSHLIVVTIFYGSGIFMYFRPKSSYGMDQDRLVSVMYTVIAPMLNPFVYSLRNSEVKLAMKRILYRERTGPFKPVLD is encoded by the exons ATGCTACTCATGGACCTCCGCTTATTCCTGGTGCTCTTCCAGACAGCAAGTGGCACAATGAATCAAGAAGATAAGGAGGCACTTCAG aaaaaaaattcccaaatttccg AATTTGTTTTGTTGGGACTTTCTGACTCACAAGAATGGCAAAGTCTATTTTTTGTGATATTTTTCTTCATTTATATTATTACAGTAGGTGGCAATGTGTATATAATTCTTGCGTATAGGTTCAGTCCAAACCTTCACACTCCTATGTATTTTTACCTAGCTAACTTCTCTTTTCTGGACATATGTTACATCACGGGCACAGTTCCCAAAATGTTGTCAAACTTCCTATCCGAGCAGAAGACCATCTCAGTTTACGGCTGCTCTATACAGATGTACTGTGTTTGGCTGTTTGGTGGAACAGAGTGCTACATCCTGGCAGCCATGGCTTATGACCGATATAATGCCATATGTCACCCTCTTTTATATCAAGTCATTATGAATAAGGCCACATGTACCAAGCTCATCATTGGTTCGTGGGTTATCGGGGCAGTAAATTCTCTTATACACACTGTCCTCACGTTCTCATTGACATTCTGCAGCAATAAGATCAACCATTTCTTCTGTGATGTTCCGCCGGTTCTTGAACTGTCGTGTACGAGCACCTGGATCAATGAGCTTGTCATCTTTTTCATAAGTGGTTGCGTCATTATAGGTTCcttcatactgataatgataTCCTACATTAAGATCATCTCCGCCATTTTTAAGGCCCattcaagaagaggaagaaggaaaACTTTTTCGACCTGTACCTCTCATTTAATTGTTGTGACAATATTTTATGGATCTGGGATCTTTATGTATTTTAGGCCAAAATCAAGTTATGGAATGGACCAGGACAGATTGGTCTCTGTCATGTATACAGTGATAGCGCCAATGTTAAACCCTTTTGTATACAGTCTGAGGAACAGTGAAGTAAAGTTGGCCATGAAACGGATATTATATC GTGAAAGAACAGGGCCCTTCAAGCCTGTCTTGGATTGA
- the LOC130293239 gene encoding olfactory receptor 5V1-like, whose product MFRKNQTMIKDFILLGFTGAPVQQHLLFAVFFLIYITTMMGNISIVVAYRLTPSLHTPMYFFLANLSFLEICYISATVPKMLSNFLSVHKTIPISGCAIQMYCFILLGGTECYLLAVMAYDRYNAICHPLLYGTIMNKRRCVQLVTISWMGGAVNSLIHTLLTFNLSFCGNNKINHFFCDIPPIMQLACTATKTNEIVLLVACGCVIVSSFLLTLTSYTHIITTVLNIKSTSGRKKAFSTCTSHLIVVTLFYGSAIFMYFRPKSSYTMDQDRVISTLYAFIAPLLNPFIYSLRNSDVKAALEKVLNLKLFIHMGM is encoded by the exons ATGTTTAGAAAGAACCAAACTATGATCAAAGATTTCATCCTCCTGGGATTTACCGGAGCTCCTGTTCAGCAGCATTTACTCTTTGCCGTGTTCTTCCTCATCTATATTACCACAATGATGGGTAACATATCCATAGTCGTTGCCTACAGGCTTACTCCGTCTCTTCACACACCGATGTACTTTTTTCTTGCCAATTTATCATTCCTGGAGATATGTTACATTTCTGCCACCGTGCCCAAAATGTTGTCAAACTTCCTATCAGTCCACAAGACCATCCCGATCTCCGGCTGTGCCATACAGATGTATTGTTTTATACTTTTGGGTGGAACGGAGTGCTACCTGCTAGCAGTGATGGCGTATGATCGCTATAACGCTATATGTCACCCTCTTTTATATGGGACCATTATGAATAAAAGaagatgtgtacagctggtaactaTCTCTTGGATGGGTGGCGCTGTTAACTCTTTAATACATACACTGCTCACTTTTAACTTGTCCTTCTGTGGAAACAATAAGATCAATCATTTCTTCTGTGACATCCCACCTATAATGCAGTTGGCCTGCACAGCCACCAAGACAAATGAGATTGTCCTCCTGGTGGCATGCGGTTGTGTCATTGTCAGCTCCTTCCTATTAACCCTCACCTCCTACACACACATCATCACAACCGTTCTGAATATAAAGTCCACATCGGGAAGGAAGAAAGCGTTCTCCACCTGCACCTCTCACCTCATAGTCGTCACTTTGTTTTATGGTTCtgctatttttatgtattttaggccTAAATCCAGTTACACAATGGATCAAGACAGGGTAATATCTACTCTATATGCTTTTATCGCTCCATTGCTCAATCCCTTCATCTACAGCCTCAGGAACAGTGATGTTAAGGCAGCT CTTGAGAAGGTGCTTAATCTAAAGCTATTCATACACATGGGAATGTGA